DNA sequence from the Liolophura sinensis isolate JHLJ2023 chromosome 1, CUHK_Ljap_v2, whole genome shotgun sequence genome:
CCCATGTGTTGACCACATTTTAGAAGGCAATGTTTGGAAGTGGAGTGGAAtataaaatcaaacatgacacacagTTCTTTGCTCTCCTCCAAACCAGTCCTCAGAAATAATCTCACCTACTTCTGTGTCGTCTGCTCATTTTGACAATAGTGTAGCACGAGGTTCGTTTTTAGGAGTCTGAAGTGGGATAAATGGCTTACAGCAGTAAAATTAACATCTTCTATGCCAGATATGAACAATTAACAGTGAGATTGGTTcgttataaaagcatgttttatgtttaaagACAGAATATGGAGATGGGTGACAGTCTGCCACGCAGCACTTCACGCCACTGCGATCTAGCCTGAATCATTTTGTGAACAGTGACAAgccattttcatttatatacaatgTAGCAGTTTATTTTATCTCTCTAAATATGTAGCCTTTCTATTTAAACATCATTGTACTTAATATTTCATTGGGTAATTCACTATCTGTGGGTCTTCATTTTCTCATGAGAGTATTTTAAcagtaaattttatttgactagtATGTTGTATATAAGTCAAATCAGGCTTGTCATCGTCTTGAACTGCTTTTCTGCACTGAAATATTGGTTTTCAACAAGTAAGgataatatttcaagagaatttaAGTAATGCACAGAACATTCATCTTAGATGCACCAATAGTTTCCAGTATACTTGTGAGGTGTTTCATAatttttaattgtcattttttttctttacattgcCACTACATTTTTGATATGTCCTTTGAGAGACTGAGAGTGACTGCCACATATTTCCGAAGCCATAAACACATGACCATTGTATCTTCATTCACAGCTGTGATATGAAGATAAATTGCACATGTTTTgagtgtcagtcagtcagtctatttattcatttattagtTTCATGCTTTATGCTGTATACAAgagtatttctcttatacgacaagggtcagcattatagtgggaggaaggGTTGCTTGCggacggcgggagaggaagccagcatgaggggCACTGTAACTCACAGCTATCGCCTGGGTgaaaggctcctaggtcattgccctgtgctggcgtgctaacaccctaggccacggaagcccccatCAATCAATCTAGACTGATGCTCTAAGTTGTATGCTTTTTAGGCTGGTCTTCACACTACACTGGAGTCGCAGCTTGAAATATGTTGAACAATAACTGCAATTTGTGCTGATTATCAGTTTCACCGACgcgtggtcgctgtgagttcaagtccagttcatgctggcttcctctccttctGTACGTTGTCTGCCAGGAGCCTGCccatggccatgggtttcccccaggctccaGAATGACTAATGACAAGTTTCACACAAATAATTATGCgtatgaaaaaatacataaaaaatctTGAAATACATAATTCAAGTGTggaatacatctacatgtaataccataATGCAAAATTCCAAAATGAAAGTCAATTTCAAGTTCTTTCATAAATGAACCAAAAAAATATGGGCTAAATGAATTTATTCCGACAAGACAAAATTCTGTCTTTCACCAATAGTTTGGTATGTAAGAAATGCACTTTTGGAAGAACCTACAGCCCTTACAAGGATATATTTAATGACAATACTTATTTTTTGCTATTAAGAAACTATTCAAACTTCATGAAAAGAAACTTTATGTTGAcctataaagtggatgaatcaaaaAGAATCGAAGAAAATGTGTTGCctaaaaaatgctaaacttaaggTGATATAGagtaaatgaataatataagagaaataaatgtgagaaaatagACAGACTAGCACATGGCTGCAGTGATTACCTTCCAGAATCCTACAGGATAGATCAGCTCCCCAAGTGTCTTATCTGACGTCTGCAGTATATTGTCCACATTACAACCATGTGCCCTGAGCTTTAGCATGGCTGCAGATGTCACCTGATCTCGTGTTTGACTAGACAGCATGAGAGAGAGAAGCACCTGGTACCTATATACCTGAAAAAACATGTACTGTAGATGTACAGAAATCTGACACGTCCAAATGTGCATCAAATATTAGGCAGACTTGTTTTGagatttcatttttgtgattCTGTGATTAGAAATCTGAGAAAAACAGTTTTAGTTCATGAATGAACCAAAATCACTCCAATTCAGTTTCAAAAAATCAACTTTCCCTTTCAAGTCTATTGTTATGAAAACCATAAATTTGATCATAACTGACCAAGATTAAACATGAACCTAGCTCACATCAGTTATGTACCTACAGTACATactaaaaatgaaatcattatcCAAAGTCCTTTGATCACATTGGGACCACAGAGGtgagactgacagacagacaggtcaTTTGGCTATTTTCAGTCAACTGCCATGGAAAGCAGAAGTTTGACTGAAAAAATAggaacctacatgtagttcacttcAATGTCAACCTAcatacaaaatttgaaatctttatcTTCAAACATTCAACTTTATCACTATCACCCTCTTGGGACTTGCTATTTCCAGTCAGTTGCCATGGACACCAGACATTTGATCCAAATCGGCCAGAGTTTAAATAGGAACTAAGTTACACTTGATGCATATACCAAAAATGAAATCCTTATACAAGGCTGTTTTACTTCAACTGTAATCACACTGTTGCTATTTTCGGTGTCTTGCCATATGGAATTCAGAAATTTGATCAAAACAGCCCCAGTTCAAATAGCAACCTAGTTCACCTTAACATAAAGCTGCATATCACATATGAAATCTTTATCTGCAGCAGTTTAACATCTATGACAATGACCTGAAACTGTAAATCTTCTGTTTTTGCCTTAGAAAGTATAAATTTGGTCGTTAATGAGTTAGCTGGTTTGCAGATTTTCACACCAGAAAcgttattatattatttatattacttTTGGCTCTGCCTTCTCATCGCTGATTCTGTCACATCCCATGGAATCCACTGGCGCATCGTGGTGTTTACGCATTTCCAATATGTTATCATACTGCTCTTTCCAGTACGGTGGTTCCCATCTCTCATTTTTTATATTCGTGCAAGCAACGCCTTCCTTTTCTTCTGTTTCTACTTCACATTTTATCTCCACATGACGTTTTTTGCTTTCAGAAGCGTTGGCCTTTACATTCGTGTCAGGATTACTTTTCGTCTTCGGTTTCGTCGACTTCACGCTCACAGCTGACACTGACGCACGGCCTGACTTCGCACGGATTGCCGTCGAACATAACTTCTGGGCACTTCGTTTTGTAGGCATACTTTTTAAGCCTTTTGCAAGGAAATACGGTGATTCTGACATTGTTGTGAGGAAATTAGATCCTGCAAATAATTTTGGATAACTATACAACATGAAACACGGCCATCACTTTGTCTGTACACTATTCCGGGTTTTAACTCCGGTCATTTCGCCGTCCCCCTGTACTGTTACGAAACCTTTCCCGCGGTTTGCTTTACATTTCTTCCTCCACATGGAACGAGTCAAGATCGACTGGGTGTATCTAAAAGCAGAAATAATATCAACGTGTGTACTTTGAACAACATAATTTACAGTCGACAAAATTAACGGCATCATTCATAGAATGCCTcactttatataaataaatccactcTAGAGTGGTAAACATCTTCACGTTGgatgaaatcatgaaataaatatatgcattttccGATAGTAATgctgattttttatttttgtgcacCACTGGTACCCAATCGGAGGGTGAGTTTGTAGAGCAGAAGACTGTCCCAAATGAcctattttgaaatgtttaaagaCGATCATCATAAACTAGAGCAGACACTTCCTTGTCTGTCCGCTTAGCCAGGACACGATGTTGCTTTTCACCTTCTGACTTGAGACCGGATGTCAGTGTATACCTGCTGGTGGCCAATCCTGTACTTATTAAGGGATTATTAGACACACATTGGCAACTGTGACACCTGACAAAGTTGGTGTAGTTGGGAAGTTTACGTGTTCTCCAACCGGTCTATTTACGTGTTCTCCAACTGGTCTATTTGCATGCATATGTTGGTTTAAGCAGGTTGGATGAACACAAGTGACAGATCAGTTAGGTGACGCTGGCAAAGTCGGTAGTAGTAATTGGAAATGATCTCTCGTCGTGCTGTGGATACATCTCTCTGACATGGATTTACCATGGGGACCGAAAACGTTATCTTACAGGGGGATTTTATGATCTTTGATACAAAAGTGTCCTGTGGAAATGTTGAAGAGTGCTGCCGTGAAAAAAGTCCCAGAGCggtatgtaataaatatttggtTTGTTTGAATTGtcacacactacatgtacaccaaacttttatttatttatttatttgattagtgttttgtgCTGTGCTCAGGAATATATTTCAGCAtcatagtgagaggaaacctgggggaaatcacgaccatccgcaggttgctgatcaTGTCAGTGACATTCACAATTAATGCTCTCatgtaggcatacatgtacattttgaagacatattcataaatatttggCATCTTTCTGTTgctgaaatatggatggatatttaccatTGGGATGACTGACAACTCAAGGCAACTCAGTCTTGCGGTCTTTGGCAATAAGCATTATAAATGAGTAACTGGACAGGCCGGAGCGGTTAATAATCTACCGATCccagagatgtacatgtatgttgacccTGTGGGTTAACCTCAAGATGTCTGTATATCTGACACACCGAGGTGAAGTGCTGTGGTTTATGCCTCAATTGTAACAACGTTTATAAACATTCCAGAAGCacattaagtgaaatactgaaCATATTCTTGGGAGTGGCACTAACTACCCATATTTGGTACCAGTCAcaaatattcatatacatgtatacatgtagctttcagtTTACTTTAGCCTCTGGACTGTGTATGTAGATCTATTAAGTAGTGGTGTTCATGATAGCATGACATGACATAATTTGAGGTGGGATGATATAGGCAGAATGAGATTTATGGTAAATTAagtagaataataataataatgcagtgtatgtaattacaaattCTCAGGGACACAAGGAATAGGAGCACATTCTGTTATAACCTGCGTACTTATCTATGAATCCTGTGGCAGagaattactgtacatgtagatgtaaactgTTTCTGTGAAATAGAGGGAAGACATTTATGTAAGCGTGCTTATCAGTTGAAAAACATTAATTAGCgtaatatatttaaagaatAGCTTGTGTATGTTAAGGTTAATTAAGTACTTCACCTTTTGAAATTTGTATCCTACTGAGCTCATCATTTGCAACTTGCCATACATGCATCAAGTTGTATGTTAGATTTGAGTGACAAGCTTATCATCTGTAAATTTGCATTAGGTGTGTTTAGAGAGACACATGGCCTTGCCTTTGTTCACATTTGCAGCAGAACATTTACCTTTGAATTAAGGTTTATTTTACTTCATAAGTACTCATAACTTTACTTCTCCAAAGAATATAATATTCTGAATTCAGTCCAATACTAATCCAAATCTGTATCCTCATTACCTCTTAAAATATGACCTCTATGGTGAAGAGGGTAATCCCCACATTGGTGCTTTTTGACCAAACAGTGTCATTCCAGTTCAGTTCCTCacctctgtcagcaacctgtgggtggtagTGGATTTTCCcgggtctcctcccaccatgatgctgatatataagtgaaatattcttgagtacactgcaaaaccccaatcaaataaataaataaataagcaccaatcaaataaataaatagataggcaccaatcaaataagtaaagaaattcCTCACCCCTCCCCATCCACAGCTTACCCCTCCAAACTCCAGTGACAGGCAGACATCACCCATTGACCCTCCAAACACTATTCAGTTTCAGTTGCCTTTTAGTTAGCCAGAGAACACTTAACATGGCTGACCCTGTCAGCttccttcatgtacatgtaaatttacatgacACCCCTCTTTTCTCATCAAACTCATCTAACCACCTCCCCAAGAGGCCTTTATTCATGAATCTGTCCAAGTTAATGGCATATTTGTAAGTAACAATTACCATCAAATACAAACATGACTTACATCACATGTAGTTGTCACATCTCTCCAATCGCTTCCCACCCCTCCCCTCCGATTCCTTCCTATCCAAGACAAACACATGTACGGATCTGTGGCATTATCCCCCTCACCCTCCCCTAGactgcttcagtggcctaatggttaaaccatccgcctcgaagtcgggagacccagaatcaaaccaggatcgggtcataccagagactttaaaaatggtgcttgttgcgGTCTTGTTTGGCActcggcactgagaggttagagtaagtaaacagaactggttggcccggtgtgagTGTAATGGGGTATGGgatcatgtctggtttcttcagcatgatacttcagtttcggcagcactttggcggcatggacccgcactgccacaagaagacacaatatacacacacctaatgacttgtcatcatatgactgaaaaattgttcagtacgatgttaaaccccaagcattcatttattccccCTATGTTTATCACATTAGTCACCACCCAGAGGCCTTGCTACATACATTACTGTACGCCTCCTCCCCCCATCTTTACCCTGCGACATCGATCACAAGCTGGAGCATGGCATTGATATTATCCGTATTAAATTATGATAGTTTATCCCCTCAGCAAAGCATTGCTTTGCTCTTATGCTTCCATGAAGTGAAGTTTTGTATTAACTTTATGATATGATATTCAGATAAATACTTTCAACATGTGTTTGCAGGAGTAAAGCCTGCAGATCGACACATTGGTAAAACAGCAACTGCCAGGTGTCCATGGCCTTGAATAATCAAGCTTTGAAATCACAAACTTAACAGTTTTCTGCTGATTACATTAATTATCAGCAAATTTATCTGCTACAAAGGTCTTCTGGATGccaaaatgaaagtattttgaaaatttgaattttgtaCAAGTTGGCAGATCTGTGGTTGATTTGTATAGTGTTATAGACAAAGGTTTttgcacagaaataaataaataaataaacatatgcatTTTAGTAACATGTCGATGTTAGTATAGATGTTAACACTGGTATTTCCATGTCAAGATCTAGGGCAGTGTGAATAGGATGTGCTCCTTTTTTCATTGCTATGGGGCTTAGAAAATTCTCTTACATATACTTACAATAGTCATGTTGTGCTATTCCTTCTAGCAGGTCACGAATATGTGTACTTCCCTTTATAGTACAATATTACAAACTGTAGATGTCTCTGTTGAAAGATTTCAATTTTGCTTGTGTACTAAAACCCCATAGCAGTGTTTTGTTGTTaacctacatttattttaaatgggATTTGATAGTAGACGTAACTGGTGAGCCTGCTCGAGAACGTCCGCCTTGAAGTTGGTAGACCCCAACATCAAACCTAGGTCAGGTCAGACCAaagcttagcactgagaggttagagcacaGAAACATGACAGAttggcccgttgtcagtataatgtgactgtgaggtgtcatgtttggtgtctttggaatgactttggcggcagcactttggcggttcACACTGCCACAAGAAttaagacacaatatatgtacacacacctaatgactctttgttgtcatgtgactgaaaatttttgaagTACAACATCAAACCCCAagagttcattcattcattcaatatataaaatacatgcacttttatcagtgaaattgATAAGAAAAAAGTGTGAATATTGTCTATATAACTGCAGTGTATTCCATCAGTTATTATAATGGATGGCAACATACACGATTCAAGGGCTAGCACCCTGAAATATATGCTGTCAGTCTTTATTGGGTTAAGTCCACTCATCACAAATCCCACCAAGGCTTCTTGTGACAGCATCACTTTTCATCCTGTCCTTAGTAAAAGGAGTTATGATGCTGAGACATCACAGACAGACTGGCAGTTTGGAAAGGTCAGGGGCATTTGCTTGCTCTGCAGgaaagatatgtacatgtattctagaAACGAGGCAAATGCATGTCAAGTGATAAATCATCATTACAGATTCTAACCTTCTGGAGCGTCCGCCACCTTGAAGACTGTAATTAGTAATGATCAGGTCACATGTATACTATAAACATTGAATACATTGTATAAAACCAAAAATCATGCATTAAGAATGAAACCGACCTGCAGGAGTAACAGCTGTGTGAGAAAGGTTAACTTCTACTGAATGTTTGCTTACttattaaaaacttttaaatttatttatgtcgACACACTGTTTCTTAATTGGTTAattcaatatttgttttaaataatgcATGATATAGCCTTTAATGCCATAGTCTGTGAATGAAGAAGACATAAGTGGGGTAAAGTTATTATATACCTACGCATGTTCTACGAGAAATGCTGTTTGCATCCACTAGTATACACAACATacctatactgtacatgtgttacagacggcttcagtggcctaatggttagcgcCTCCGCCTTGAAGTCAGGAGACACAGGACCAAACCCAGGTTGAGCCCTatcaaagacattaaaatggtacttgttgttgcctcatgtggcactcagcactgagaggttagagcaaggaagcaggactggttggcccttTGTCAGTATAATCAGGGTTTGCACATGTCCTTGAAAACCTGGAAAGTACTTTTTAGAAATTCCAgaccttgaaagtacttgaaattgactgtttttcagtaaacatttttgaaagtgcttgaatttcAGGAGGCTCAGTGAAGTAAATGTTATAGATGTGAAAGAGTTGAACAGTATAAAACCGTTTTATCGTATTTGTGTCTTGTTAACTTTCCAAGACATCTGCATTGTCCACTGCAGACGACGACTTATATCTTGCAGCATCTTATTGTTACTGTTTCGGGGGTCGCACACTTGAGTTATGCATGGGGCCCTGTATCATAGAAACTTTATTGGATAGCCACACGTGTTGCCATTGTGACTGATACTTCTGGCAATTTGGCTGCGTAAGACAGGTCGGAaattggaggtcacgtgaccacccttttgtgtctaaaacaaaatggttgCCCATGTTAAACCAATGAGGAAAAGGCCGCTAGCGATAAGAAGcacctagttgtacaaaataatgtcttgaaagctctgcagaaatactcagactatctgaaagctgaaaattattcaAAACCAACAGATACAAGATTGccgacagcgattcaaaaacaagcattttcctatgcaataacgttgggaggaccgttttagtctctagcttccgatctgTCATACAGAATGTTTATGTGAGACTGGGGGGCTGAGTGTGAGTGTGACATACAACATATATTGCTTTGATTTGGAATTCTGTTGGGGCTTGAATTTAGTCTTTTAAATCCTGGAAAAGCCATGGTGTTTATTTTCTTATCACCTGTGTGAAacctgtataatgtgactgggtggggtgtcttgtctggtcatgatagttcagtggcggcagcagttTGGTGGCATTGactggccctgccacaagaagacatagtacatgtatatacaactgAGGACTCCACGtcatcgtatgactgaaaaattgttaagtaagacgttaaaccatTCACTCATGTATTGCAAGCAGTATTATTCATCAACTTCAAGGACCTTGGATGTTGTAGACATCCCTCACTATCCTTATTTAAATATCGCTTAATAGTATCTTAATAGTATAGTAAATGGAGAaatttatgatacatgtattatatcatTATCAAATTATATTAACCAGTATGGAACTGTGAAGTGTTGAAGAATAGATTTCCCAATTGTTTCcagtttttttcaccatgttattttctttaaaatccctacAATGTACATTCTTGCTTTagccagcaaaaaaaaaaaaaaaataaattccctAGCAACCCTATTTTTTAGGTTAGGTTAGGTTACACCAAACAAAGAAGTTTTTAAAAATGGCCCTACATACATACTAGTGTATTCTGTGCAAGTAGTTCATATCTGACAGCATTGTCTGACATTGTAGATATTTTGGACCTAgggtattttatatacatgtataaatatgggatgattttgatttattttgattggtgttttatttcatactcaagaatatttcacctataagaccatgtccagcattatgataggaggaaaccgagtccaggtgaaacccacgatcattcgcagattgctggcagaccttcccacttacggccagtgcggatggtcgtgagttcctctgggctctgcctggtttcctccaaccatgacCCTGGCCGTggtcataagtgaaatattcttgagtatggcgtaagacacgaatcaaataaataaataaataaattcatctgaTGAATTCTATAAACTCAATGTTCATATATCAGTCCCTGTCATATTCAGTGAATATGTGTGCCATTTTCAGGTCAGAGTGTCCTTTGAGAAAAACTTGACAGATGGTAAGTACTTTTTCCTCCATTCACTAACTGCATAATTACTCATACTCATGGCCTCGtaaaaatttcagattaaaatgTGATTTATAGAGCTACCAAGCACATAATAAAAagaatgcctacatgtatgttggctggcttcctcttcagccataTGTAGTACGATCtggcagaaacctgtggatcgtggtggtttcccccgggccctggcccctttcctcccaccataatgatggctgccgccgtataagtgaagtattcttgagtacggcgtaaaataccaatcaaagaaataaaaaaacatgtatgtccTTTAGGTCTGTATGAAcccctcttctgaaataactttgggtatattttttgttttttttctttcaagttttATGTTCTTCACTCGTTTCCTGCCCAACAGTCTCTCTAGCCAATTTCTGCCAACCCACTCTCCAGGTTCAAGTGTTTCAGCTAATTTCTACCAACCATCTCTCCAGGTTCAAGTGTTTCACTTAGTTTCCTGTtgaccaaaaatggcaggctggcagcgaaaaaagactttacaccctgaATACACAGAATAACCTTTGTCTCCCTCGAGAAACGGAAGTGCTAATAGAGTACTGATTCCATATATAGCCTAGTACTAGATATAGTTccacagttttaaattttaaacatggcCAAATGAAACATGTTAACAAGCTAAACATGTATTTGACCctgatgtgtacttcacataGGCTTGTCCTCCCACTCTCCAGTAGCTGAAGTAAATGCTCTTACCTCAGTCACGTGTACTTCCTAGCAGAGGCACCTCTCTTTGTGAAAGTACAATACTAGTAATACTTACAGGTACGTGTATATAGTTGTCTTTCGCCATTCATTCAGAAGTGGTATTGTGCAAGTCCCAATTGCCCCTGTTGATGTATTCACTATGGAAGTACTGCAGGAAGTTCCCAGAATTATTTGCTACCGTAATTTTCTCATTAGTTTTGCTCTGCCACCTACACTTTTCTATTCCATCCACacattttttgacatattttttttgaacattttttgaaaGACCTTCCCCTTCATGACAGTGATGCTTGTGGGATCAGTGAACTTCCTATCTTTTTGTTACATTCTTGTGTTTAAGAAGTCCCCATTCACACACGAAGGCCTGAAGTACATTTCACCTCAGCCTGTCTAACCACAGCAATGACAGTTAGAGCCATTAAAATTCAGCATCTGTATGGTATGTCTAATGTCCTCAAATTTCATTAACCATGTATTTATCTTTAAAGTTACcttgaatataataatgtacatgtgccagACTTTCCCCAGAGTCGTGTGCTTGTCTGTAAAACAGTGTAAAAGAACAGGCTAGAATATTAAATCCCAACTGAGACCAGATTTCTCCAGTTTGCGAGATCCCATTTACTAACTATCATTGCAGTGTACTTTAGTTGACGTTCTGTTTTTGCCCACcctgctgtagtcttttgttctgtgtactgtatgtaagactgacaatgtcatacatgtacagtttatgatgaataagaaataatatatttaataaataccATAATTGTAATTAGTCATGTCAGTATGTTTGATGAAATGTACAGCAAGTACTAATTAGTGCTTATAcgtacatataccctaattacTCAACTTTTTTtccatatgaaagagtaactttcagtacaatttatacatatttataatttgattttggggaccaaactaaactaccgggcaaaagaaacgtataaccttgttcagcaccacaagaaagagaaataaagacagacagtatcaacatgataagcattatattgcaataaaccattttccaagctctgttgaaaaattcaaagccgtatggatattacacttgctgtcaggccgagtaaagaaggcatggggtaaatctaaaaaattacacaaatgcaagtaaagggattCCCTtaaaaaaggtgtacctaatgtcctatcatgtcataaggcagatcgttagtagcgtgtgtgagcacccattgcatcaattaaagccaaaatacgtctcctcatggaagtcgtcagccgccggatgacgtcatcaggaattctgtcccactcctcaaataaagcctgttcgagccgttgcctgttttgtgggggagggacacgttgtctcagacgtcgatcaagatgatcccacagatgctctaagggattcatgtctggcgatcgtgctggccaaggcagtacgttgacatcaacggtgtccagataatttagtacaactctggcggtatgaggtcgtacattgtcctgctgcaaaaggataccaatttgctgttgatgcacgaatggcaccacaacaggttccaatatttcatctcggtatctttggccagtcagatttccctggatgatgaccagtctcgttctcacctgtccacaaattccgccccatacaagcaccccaccagcaccaaaagggcggacattctgaatgcagttttgtgccaatcgctctcccctgcatcgatacacacgaattcgaccatcatttctgatgaggttat
Encoded proteins:
- the LOC135470591 gene encoding endonuclease III-like protein 1, which translates into the protein MLYSYPKLFAGSNFLTTMSESPYFLAKGLKSMPTKRSAQKLCSTAIRAKSGRASVSAVSVKSTKPKTKSNPDTNVKANASESKKRHVEIKCEVETEEKEGVACTNIKNERWEPPYWKEQYDNILEMRKHHDAPVDSMGCDRISDEKAEPKVYRYQVLLSLMLSSQTRDQVTSAAMLKLRAHGCNVDNILQTSDKTLGELIYPVGFWKRKVEYIKKTSQILRDQFDSDIPSTAEDLCKLPGVGPKMAHIITRCAWGKLTGIGVDTHVHRISNRLGWVRKPTKDPEQTRKALEDWLPREKWAEVNWLLVGFGQQICLPVKPNCSECINNNICPVGRSAAKTKVKTEL